The window CAAGAAGCTGATGGGAGACCAAGACAACATCTTGGAGAACCTTATCGCCTATGTCGATGCCTTCTCCCCCGCCGTGCGCGATATCTTCGAGTGTTTCGACTTCCACACCCAGGCCCAGCGTTTGGAAAAGGCGAACCTGCTGTATCTCGTTACCGAAAAATTCGCCAACATCGATCTCCATCCGGAAGTGGTCCCCAACGAGCAGATGGGGCACGTCTTCGAGGAACTGATTCGCAAGTTCGCCGAAATCTCCAACGAGACTGCAGGGGAACACTTCACCCCGCGCGAAGTGATTCGCTTGATGGTCAACCTCCTCTTCATCGAAGACGATCAGGCCCTCACCAAGCCGGGCATCGTCCGCAGCATCTACGACCCCACGGCCGGCACCGGGGGGATGCTTTCGACCGCTCAAGATCACCTGGCCGAACAAAACCCTGAGGCCCGCCTGGTGATGTATGGGCAAGAGCTCAACGCCGAGTCGTACGCCATCTGCAAGGCCGACATGCTGATCAAGGGGCAAGATGTCAGCCACATTGTGCACGGCAACACCTTGTCGGAAGATGGCCTGCCGGGGCAGCAGTTCGACTATATGCTTTCCAATCCTCCCTTCGGCGTCGAATGGAAGAAGATTCAAAAGGAAATCAAGAAAGAACACGAGCAGCAAGGCTACAACGGTCGCTTCGGTCCTGGCCTGCCGCGGGTCAGCGACGGCTCGCTGCTGTTCCTGCTGCACCTTATCTCCAAAATGCGGCCAGCCCAGGATGGGGGCAGCCGGTTTGGCATCGTACTGAATGGGTCTCCCCTGTTCACCGGTGGGGCAGGCAGTGGCGAAAGCGAGATCCGCCGCTACGTGCTGGAAAACGACCTGTTGGAAGCGATCATCGGGCTGCCGACCGATATGTTTTACAACACCGGCATCAGCACCTACGTCTGGATTGTCACCAACCGCAAGCCGCAGCATCGCCAAGGGAAGGTCCAACTGATCGACGCCAGCGGCATGTGGCAGAAGATGCGGAAGAGCCTGGGGAGCAAGCGGAAGGAGCTTTCCGACGACCATATCGACGAGATCACCCGCCTGTTCGGCAAAGCGCAGCCGCACAGCACCAAGGACGCCGACGGGCACACCATCCCTATCAGCCGCATCTTCAAGAACGAAGAGTTCGGCTACCACACCATCACCGTCGAACGCCCCGAGCGGGACGAGGCGGGCAACGTCGTGAAGGAAACCCGCGGCAAAAAGAAAGGCCAGCCGAAGCCAGACACCAGCCTCCGCGATACCGAAGAAGTCCCCCTGGGTCAAGACATCGAAGCCTACTTCCAGCGGGAAGTCCTACCCCATGTGCCCGATGCCTGGATCGACGAAGAAAAGACCAAAATCGGCTACGAAATCCCCTTCAACCGCCACTTCTACGTCTTCAAGCCACCGCGAGAACTGGCCGAGATTGACGCGGAGTTGAAAGAGGTGACCGACCGAATTGTGAAGATGATTGGGGGGCTTTCGCAGTGAGTTTGAAGAAGTATCCTATATATGTGTCCAGCGATTCTTGGCAGGGAGATGTACCGTCTCATTGGCGAAAAACCTCATTAAAATACCTGGGAGAGTATCAAAACGGTTACGCATTCAAACCAACGGACTGGGGTGAGATTGGTCGTCCAATTATTAGGATCGCCCAACTAACGAGCGATGCTGCCCCGAATCTGTTTGCTGGAAAACTCGATGAGAAATTGAAAGTTGAAGATGGCGACCTCCTCTTTTCATGGTCTGCTACGATTGACACTTATATTTGGAGTTCGGGGCCCAGTTGGCTCAATCAGCACATCTTCAAAGTCACGCCATCCGCTGACGCAAATAAGAAATTTCTATTCTATTTGATTAAGCACGTAGCACCAAAGCTCGCCGATGTAGATGCGCACGGGAGCACAATGAGACATATCAAGAAGGAAGATCTTGGGGAACGCGTTTACGTACCAGATATCGAAGAACAAGAAGCCATCGCCAAGTTCCTCGATGCCGAGACCTCGAAGATCGACGCGTTGGTGGCCGAGCAGCGGCGGCTGATTGAGCTGCTCGCCGAAAAGCGTCAGGCGGTCATCAGCCACGCCGTCACCAAAGGCCTCGACCCCCACGTGCGGATGAAACCCTCCGGGATCGAATGGCTGGGGGATGTGCCTGAGCATTGGGAGGTGAAGAAGATCAAACATTCCGTACTTTCAATAGAACAAGGGTGGAGCCCTCAATGTGAAAATGACCCAGTGGATTCGGAGAAACAATGGGGAGTTTTAAAGGTAGGGTGTGTCAATTACGGCAAGTTTAATGCAGATGAAAATAAGGCTCTGCCAACTGATCTTGAGGCGAAGCCTGAGTTGTCAATCGTTCAAGGCGACTTGTTGATATCGAGGGCCAATACAATCGAACTCGTCGGCAGTGCTGCCGTGGCGGAGCGAGATTATCCAAACCTAATGTTGTGCGATAAACTCTATCGCTTGCGTCTAAACTTAAATGTTCTGTTACCTCAGTTTCTTTGCCACTTTTTGACCTCCGAACTGGCTAGAGAACCGATCGAACTCGGCGCCTCGGGCGCTAGTCCATCTATGAAGAATATCGCCCAATCAGTAATTACAGATCTGTATTTCGCTGCCCCAGATATCGCAGAGCAGCGCAGGATCCTCGATTCACTGGGATCAACGCTATCGGAGTTAGACCACTTAGCATTACAAGTGGATCAGTCGATAGCCCTCCTCCAAGAACGCCGCACCGCCCTCATCTCGGCAGCCGTAACTGGCAAGATTGACGTTCGTGAATTTGCTAGTGAGGAGACGGTCTGATGACCAGTGATCAACTGAATGATCAGAATCGCGATCACGAACCGGACTGGTTCAAATATGGATGGCAGATCTCGTTAGTGGTTATCGCTGCATTCGTAATTCTTGCCGGCCTGCAGTTTACCATGATAGCGACTGTTCAATGGCTCTTTGAGAGAGATGATATAACCGCGTTTGGTATCTCTGGGGATTTCTTCGGTGCCATCAATGCCCTTTTCTCTGCCTTGGCGTTTGCAGCCATCATCATCACGTTGTGGATGCAAAAGTACGAGTTATCTCAACAACGTGAAGAATTGGAGATGACACGCGGAGTGATGGTGCAACAGCAGCAGGAGATGAGGGAGCAAAACGAATTGCTTGGGAAGCAGCGATTTGAAACGACTTTTTTTCGGATGCTTGAGTTACATGGCCAAGTTGTTGAGACTCTACGGACAACTGACAATGCAAATTTTGGGCGTTCCGTTGTTGACGATATGGTTGAGTCAATACTCCGATTTGTTTACGCCAACGAAGGTGATCCAGGCCTAACAGTTGAATCAAGCATCAGTGCTTATGAACAGTGGTACCAACGCAATGAATCAGCAATTGGGCATTACTTTCGGACCCTCTACAACATTTTGAGCTTTGTCTCTGACCAGCAGATTAAAGACGAGAAAACATACACACGATTAGTTCGTGCCCAGTTATCCAGTAGCGAACTTCAATTGTTAATGTTCAATGCCCTGGGGAGACGAGGGCGAGATAAATTCAAGCCACTTATTGAGAAGTACACGATTCTAAAACATCTACCTCAGGACGATATACTCGATCTTCTTCGCCCAGAATTCAAACCTACTGCGTTTGAAAGTATGGACAACAGTTCAAATGAGTGACATCAAACTATTCCGCACCGATGGCCAGCACGTGACGCAGTTGGAAGGGCAATCGGTGGCCCTCGAAAAGTCGCTACAGACACTGATCGAGCGGCACCTGGATGTGTTTTTGGGGGTTAGCTTTCTGGCCTCGGAGTACTCGACCGGCAAGACGCACGGCGGGCGGATCGATACGCTAGGGATCGACGAAAACGGCTGCCCCTGCATCATCGAATACAAACGGGCCAGCAACGAAAACGTGATCAACCAAGGGCTGTTCTACCTAGACTGGCTGCTGGACCACAAAGGAGAGTTCGAACTGCTGGTCCTGAAGACCCTGGGAGCCACGGAGGCCGACAGCATCGAATGGTCCGGGCCACGGCTGTTGTGCATCGCCGGCAGCTTCACCAAGTACGACAGCCACGCCGTCCAGCAAATCAACCGCAACATCGAGCTCATCCGCTACCTCCGCTTCGGCGAAGAGTTTTTGTTGTTGGACATGGTCAACGCAGTGCAGGCAACCGGTTCAATTGAGGACGAGGTGGTTATCGCGCCCGGCAAGCCAAAGGCCAAGACCCGCGATAAGATGGTCAGCGAACAACTGGCTGACGCTTCGACCGATCTTTTGGACCTGTATGAACAGTTGAAAGCGACCTGCCTCAGCTTCGGCGACGATGTACAAGTCAAGGTATTGAAGCTATACGTCGCATTCAAACGCCTGAAGAACTTCGTGACGGTCGACGGGCGAGCAGCCTCAGGGATGCTCAACCTATACGTGAAGGTCGACCCACAGACCGTAGACCTGGAAGAAGGCTTCACCCGCGACGTCACCAACATCGGACACTGGGGTACAGGTGACCTGGAAATCGTACTGAGAAACCAAGACGACCTGGCTAAAGCCCTACCCCTTTTGCAGGCCAGTTATGAAGGATCGTAGCTCATGAACCTCCATACCGAAATCAAACTCGAAGACGAGATCTGCGAACACCTGGCCGCAAGCGGTTGGCTGTACGAGGCCAAGGACGCGGCTGGGTACGATCGGCAGTTGGCCCTCTTTCCGGCGGATGTTATCGCGTGGGTGAAGCAGACGCAGCCGGAGGCGTGGGAGCGGTTAGAGAAGAACCACGGCGCTGCGGCGGAAGCGAACTTGCTAAAACGCCTGCGGGGGGCACTCGACCAAAGCGGGACGCTCGATGTGCTGCGGTTTGGGTTCGATGTGCTGGGGTTATCGCAGCCGCTGAAGATGGCCCAGTTCAAGCCGGCCCTGGCAATGAACCCCGACATTGTGAAGCGGTTCGAGGCGAATCGCCTGCGGGTGGTGCGCCAGGTGAGGTACTCGCTGAGCAATGAGAACAGCATCGACCTGGTGTTGTTCTTAAATGGTATCCCGATCGCGACGGCGGAACTGAAGACCGACAACACGCAGAGCCTGGAAGATGCGGTTTATCAGTATAAGAAAGACCGCGACCCGGCCCCCAAAGGAAAGCCAGCGGAACCGCTACTGAAGTTCCCTTCTGGGGCGCTGGTTCATTTTGCCGTGAGCAGCAGCCGCGTGAAGATGACCACCAAGCTGGACGGCCTGAAGACTTTCTTCCTGCCTTTCGATCTGGGAGACGACGGCGGCGCTGGCAACCCGCTGAACCCCCAGGGGCACCGCACGGCGTACCTGTGGGAAGAGGTTTGGCAGCGAGATAGCCTGTTGGAGATTCTAGGCCGTTACATGGTGGCCGAGCTTGATAAGAAGAAGCAGATCGCCAAGTTGATCTTTCCGCGCTACCACCAGTTGGCTGTGACGCGGAAGCTGAAAGAAGCCGTGCTGGAAGAAGGCCCTGGGCACAAGTACCTGATTCAGCACTCGGCGGGCTCAGGCAAGACGAACTCGATCGCGTGGAGTGCCCACTTCCTGGCCGACCTGCACGATGCGGACAACCGGAAGGTGTTTGACACGGTGATTGTGGTTTCTGATCGGAAGGTGATCGACGGGCAACTGCAAGACGTGATCGACAGCTTCGAGCGTACCAAAGGAATTGTGGCGACGATCAAAGGAGACAAGGGAAGCAAGAGCGGCGAACTGGCCGAAGCGCTCTCGGGTAGCAAGAAGGTGGTGGTCTGTACCATCCAGACGTTCCCTTTCGCCCTGGAAGAGGTCCGCCGGCTCTCGGCTTCGGAAGGGAAACGTTTTGCGGTGATCGCCGACGAAGCCCACAGCAGCCAAACGGGCGAGGCAGCCTCGAAGCTGAAGCAGGTTCTCTCTGCTGAGGAACAGCAGGAAATGGAAGATACCGGCACGATCAGCAGCGAAGACGTGTTGGCCGCCGAGATGGCATCGCGGGCCAGTGATAAGGGGATCACTTACGTGGCCTTCACCGCGACCCCCAAAGCGAAAACGTTGGAGCTGTTCGGCCGCTTGCCTGATCCGACTAAGCCAGGCGGCGAAGGGAACCTACCGCAGCCGTTTCATGTTTATTCAATGCAGCAGGCGATCGAAGAAGGCTTTATTCTCGATGTGCTGAAGAACTACACGTCGTACAAGGTCGCCTTCAAGCTGGCCAACGCCGGCAAAGAGTTCGCCGATTCCGAAGTCGAACGCAGCACAGCCACCCGCGAGCTAATGAACTGGGTGCGGCTCCATCCGCACAATATCTCGCAGAAGGTCCAGATCGTGGTAGAGCACTTCCGCGAGACGGTTCAACCACTGCTCGGCGGCAAGGCCAAAGCCATGGTCGTGGTCGGAAGCCGTGTGGAAGCGGTCCGCTGGCAACTGGCCATCAACCGCTACATCCAAGAGCAAGGCTACCCTCTGCGGACACTGGTGGCGTTCTCGGGCGAAGTCGACGATAAAGACTCGGCCCCCGAACCACTGAAAGAAAATAGTTCTCTGCTAAACCCAGACCTCAACGGCCGCGATATTCGTGAAGCGTTCAAGGAAGACATCTACCAGATATTGTTGGTGGCCAGCAAGTTTCAAACCGGCTTCGATCAGCCGCTGCTGTGTGGCATGTACATCGACAAACGCCTGGCCGGCATTCAAGCAGTGCAGACTCTTTCGCGGTTGAATCGCTGCTACCCCGGCAAAGAGGATACATTCATCCTCGATTTCGTGAACGAGCCCGACGAGATCCTGGCGGCGTTTAAGACGTACTACACCACCGCCGAGCTCTCTGGCGTGACCGACCCGGAGTTGATTCTGACCTTGCGGGCCAAATTGGATGCGCTCGGATACTACGACGAGTACGAGATCCAGCGCGTGGTGAAAGTGGTCCTCGACCCCAAGGCGAAGCAGAAACAGTTAGAAGCGGCCATTACGCCGGTCGCCGATCGCTTACTGAAGCGGTTTAGCGCGGCCAAGGAAGCCTATAAACAGGCCACCGAAGCGAAGGACGAAAAGGCCGCCGAAGAAGCCAAGGACACGATGGAAGCGTTGATGATGTTCCGTGGCGACATTGGCACCTACGTCCGGGCCTACACGTTCCTTTCGCAGATCTTTGATTACGGCAACACCGACTTCGAGAAGCGGGCCATCTTCTTCAAGCAGTTGGTTAGGCTTCTGAAATTCGGCCGCGAGCGCGAAGGGGTCGACCTGTCCGAAGTCACAATGACCCACCACCGGCTATGGAACAAGGGAAAGAGAAGCTTAGGGCTTTCAGCTCATGACGCACCGAAGCTAGACCCACTCACCGAAGCGGGCAGTGGATCGGTTCAAGAGAAAGAAAAGGCCCTGCTGAGTGAGATCATTGAAAAGTTGAATGACCTTTTCGGCGCTGACACGACCGACGGGGACCAACTTTCCTACGCCAATACCGTCGCCGAGAAGGCCCTGGAATCGGAGACCTTACAGAAGCAGGCCGCCAACAACTCGAAAGAGCAATTCGCCAACTCGCCTGACCTGGGCTCCGAGATTATGGAAGCGATCATGGAAAGTATGGAGGTTCAAGAGGAGTTGAGCAAACGAGCGCTGGGCTCCCCAGCCATCCAAGCTGGGCTGCAGCGGATCTTGCTGGAAAAGCTAGGGCTGTATGAAAAGCTGCGGGAACGGGCCAAGGCGGGATAGCTGATCGAACGTCAACATTGCTATTTGAGCTCACTCTTCGTGCAATCCGCGGCGACGCGTTTGGGGCTCCTTTCTCGATCTAACTTAGAATTACATTGAATTGCCTAAAATCGTTTGAGGTTTCAGCCGAACCAATGGGTGAACGACGCTATAGAAAATTCGATCGTGATGGGGTTCACTCTTTTGGTGAGGTCGTTATCTTCCTGGGAAGCTTACCCGACCGGCGAAAAAGGAACCCAGTAAAAACCTTGGTTGGCGTTGGATGCTGAAATCCAGGCAACGCGACGGTAGTATGATCCGTCATAGCGACTGCGTCCTGGTCCTATTTGGCATAGTTACATAATAAGGCATCCACCCGGACTGATTGCAAAGTCCGACGCAACAAGTCACCCCATCACACTCACTTGGCATTAGAGAAGGCTTTCTTCTTTTCTTTTATGTAGCCAAGAGGAAGTCGCTACGCACTGACATTTGCTAAATAGGGATTAAGTTCGATGCTCGCCGCGTATGTTTTAACCAGGGAGGCCAGGCCAGTTATTAGCTTTGCTGGAGCAGATTCAGATCGCAAGGTAACGTGGTTCACGACTCCACCATGACAAAGATTAGTCACTCTGCCAGGCTGAAGGTGACTCTTGGCTGGAACACTGCTTGGCGAGATCTAGCAACTCACGAAGGTGATTATTTGAGAGCTGAGGAATCAGAGAGAGGAGTTCCTCGACCACGGCGCTCATGGGAGCGGATGAAGGCTGCACTGCGCGTAAATCTGCGTCAAAAGCGTTCTCGATTTGCACTAAGTCCTGAATAGAAAGCAGGTTACTCGAATCACTTAAAGTCCTGCCTGGCCTACTTTTCTGTCTTGCGTAAACTCGCTGGATTTTGCTTCGCCCCGTAATTTAGGGGCTTTGTTTTGTTCTGGGGTCAAACTTCGACGAGTCGTTGCGAGACCCCGCGTGCACTGACTGCGCCGGATTCTGCGCCGCTTTCTTGGCCGGCTCATCGGTGCGTTTCAGGGCCTTAGCAAAGTGGTCGTCGGTCACCTGCCAATAGTGATTCCGGGCCACTTTCACGCTATGACCAATCCAGGCCGTCGCCACGTGCTCGGGGTACTCGTCGGCGAGCTCGGTCGCCCGACTGGCCCGCATGTTCTGGAAGAGCTTCTCCCAGGGCTGTACACTCGCCTTTCTCAGAATGCGTAAGAACTGAGTCCGTAAATTGGCATTGGAGTCCCGATATCGATTGATCAGGTGCTTCTGGCCATCGTCCAGCAGTTCGCATCCGTCTTGCTGGTACGGTTCCAACTCCGGGAAGATTGGGATGATTCGATAAGCCTTGCCGGCGTGGTGCTCGGCATACGCGGTCTTTTTGATCGCTTCGGCGAGCGTTGGCAGTTCGCGGTAGAAGGTCAAGACCTTGTCGGCCGATGGTTGGCAGCGTTTCCGATAGTCCCGTACGATCGCAGAATAGCTATCGAGCTGTGCTTCGTTGTCTCCCGGACCGCAGCCGCCCTTCTTCTTTCGAGCTGGCTTGCAGATGTCATTCGGTTTTGTGGGACGTCTGGTCATCGGAATCGTAGCTCATCGAACGGCTGAAAAAGTCCTAATCGTTTCCCTCGTCTGCTGCGTCTCGGTGAACTTCGCTTAACGTTGCTCCTGACTTATCTTTCCATTCCGTCCAACCGTTGGCACTAGCCCCCAGAACTACCTGGGCTGCGGCGCTGGGGGATGGGAACAGGTAGTCCTGCAAATAGACATAAACGCCGTCCCGCTCTTCGATCACGCCAGAATCGAGCAGACGCTGTCGATTCGATTTGACCGAATCGGGCGCCGACGGCGTCAACTCAATCCGCGACTTGCTCCCCTCTCGGACAACAAACCCATCTTCCACCAGTTCCCCCGAGCCATCGCACCCGCAAACTCGGCAACAGCGGAATAACTTCGCAATCATTGCGGATCGATGCGAAGTCCCGCTAAAATAGCAAGCTTTTCCTACTCTCGCTACCGCCTAAGGGACCCCACTTCAGGATGATCACCGGGACCGTTAAATCACAAGTCGATAAAATCTGGAACGCCTTTTGGTCAGGCGGGATCTCCAACGGGCTGACCGTGATCGAGCAGGTTACCTATCTGCTGTTTGCTCGGCGGTTGGACGAGCTTCAGTTGAACAAGGAGAACCAGGCTAATCTCACCGGCGAGCCGATCGAAGATCCGATCTTCACGAAGAAGCAGCAGCGTTTGCGGTGGTCGCAGTTCAAGGACCTGGACCCGGAAACGAAGTACACCCTCTTTCGGGACGAAGTCTTTCCCTTTATCAAGTCGCTCAACAGCCGCGACGATAGCGCCTACGCCAAGTTCATGAAGGATGCCGTCTTTGTCATTCCTTCGCCGTCGCTGCTGGACCGGGTGGTCGACATGCTCGACGCCATCCCCATGGAAGACCGCGACACGAAGGGGGATTTGTACGAGTACCTGCTGTCGAACCTTCAGCACCAGGGACGCAATGGACAGTTTCGTACGCCGCGGCATATCATCAAGATGATTGTCGAATTGGTCGATCCGCAGCCGACCGATATCATCGCCGACCCAGCCAGCGGGACGTGTGGGTTTCTGGTGGCTGCTGGCGAGTACCTCCGCGAACATCACGCCAAGCTGTTCCACAATAAGAAGCAGAAAGAGCATTTCCGCAGCGGCATGTTCCACGGTATGGACTTCGATGCCTCGATGCTGCGGATCGGGGCGATGAATCTGATGCTGCACGGGGTCGAGAACCCTGACATCAAAGATCTCGATGCCTTGTCGCAGGATGGGGCCGAGATTCGCGATCGTTACACCATCGTCCTGGCCAATCCGCCCTTCAAGGGTTCGCTCAATTACGAAGAGGTCGCCAAAGATCTACTTCAGGTTGCCAAGACGAAGAAGACCGAACTGTTGTTCGTCGCCTTGTTCCTGGCCCAACTGAAGACCGGCGGGCGGTGTGCCTGTATCGTGCCGGACGGGGTACTGTTTGGCAGCAGCAAGGCGCATAAGGATCTGCGGCAGGAACTGGTCGAAGGGCAAAAGCTCGACGGCGTGATCAGCATGCCCAGCGGGGTGTTCAAGCCGTACGCCGGGGTCTCGACCGCCGTGCTGATCTTCACCAAGACCAACTCGGGCGGGACCGATCACGTCTGGTTTTACGACATGGACGCCGACGGTTTCAGCCTAGATGACAAGCGTGATCCGGTCGACCAGAACGACATCCCCGACGTGGTTGCCCGTTGGAAGAAGAAAGACCCCAAACAGGACACCAACCGCCAGGCCAAAGCGTTCTTCGTCCCCAAGCAGGAGATCGTCGACGCCAAGTACGACCTATCGATCAACCGCTACAAGGAAGTCGCCTACGAGGAAGTCGAGTACGACCCGCCCGAGGTGATTCTGGATGAGTTGGAGCAGTTGGAAGCGGAGATTGTTGGTGATTTGAAGACGCTGCGGGGTATGTTGGGATGAAATTACCTGCCGGTTGGACAAGATCAACGCTGGGCGATTTGTGCCGAACGAAGCCCAATAACGGAATCTTCCGAAAGAACGCGGAATATGAATCTAACGGCGAAGGTATGCCCGTCGTTTGGGTTAAAGAATTGTTTCGAGGAAATCAGATCGATGTAGAAGGTTCGCGTCGCGTCAAGGCAACGGCACAGGAGGTGAATAAGTATGGCCTCAAATATGGTGATGTCCTGTTCTGTCGGTCTTCTCTAAACGTAGATGGAATTGCGTTCAATAACGTCTATCTGGGAGATGATGACAAAGCTCTTTTTGAATGCCACTTGATTCGCGTTTCACCTGATCTTGCGCGAGTGTTTCCGCCTTACTTGAATTTGCTGTTGAGGAGCCCTAGCCTTCGAGCAATTGCAATTAGCAATGCCAACACCGCTACGATGACAACGATCGACCAGGCTGCTCTTTGTCGAATTGAAGTCGACCTCCCCCCTCTCCCCGAGCAGCGCCGGATTGCCGCCATTCTCGATCAGGCGGATGCCATCCGGCGGAAACGGCAGAAGGCGATCGAGCTGACCGAGAAGTTCCTGAAGTCAGCCTTCCTGGAGATGTTCGGGGATCCGGTGACGAATCCGAAGGGATGGAAAACAGTCAACCTGGATAGCATCGCCGATATTCAATCCGGCGTTACCAAGGGGCGGCGGTTCAATGGGAAAGAGACCGTGCACGTTCCGTACATGCGAGTCGCCAACGTGCAGGATGGTCGAATCGTACTTGATGAAGTCAAAGAGATTGAAGTGCTTCCGTCGGACGTTGAAAAGTATCTACTCCAGAAGGGAGATGTACTTTTAACGGAAGGTGGAGACTTCGATAAACTTGGGCGTGGTGCTGTATGGCATGCAGAAATTGCGAATTGCATTCATCAAAATCATATCTTTCGCGTAAGGCCTCGCGATGGGGTAATTTCGCCCGAGTACGCAAGCGCTTTAATCGGAAGCGGATATGGAAAGCGCTACTTTCTGCGAGCAGCCAAGCAAACTACGGGGATCGCGACTATCAATAAAGGGCAACTCGTGGAGTTTCCTGTGCTTTTACCTCCGTACAAGAAGCAACTTGAATACGAAGAACTCGTTGAAACTTACAGAGCTTTAGTTTCACGTAGCGAGCACACCGCGAAAGTTGAACACAACCTTTTCAACTCCCTAGTCCAACGCGCCTTCCGCGGAGAACTCTCCCCCGTCGAGGTCCCCTGATATGCCTTCCAACTTCGACTTTCTGCTGCCTGACTGGTCACCCCTGCATGAAGATGCGATGCAGGTAGAGGTGAACGCATTGACCGCGCCGCGGACGTGTGCGTTTTATGCGCGGCGGACGATGGAGCTGGCGATCAAGTGGATGTATGCCCACGACAGTTATCTGCACATGCCGTATCAGGATAACTTGTCGGCGCTGATCCACGAGCAGACCTTCAAGGATACGCTGGCCCCGGGGCTGTTCACGCAACTGAAGATGATCCAGAGCCTGGGCAACATGGCCGTGCACAGCAATGCGGCGGTCAACGCCAAGGATACGCTGATCGTCACGCGTTCGCTGCACCTGTTTCTCAGCTGGCTGGCCAAAGCTTACACCAAGGCCGGCAGCGTCCCGCCGTTCAACGCCGACCTGCTGCCCCGGCCGGAAGATGCTACGGCCCTGGCCGACCAGAATGCCGAGCAGCTGCAAGCCCTGCAGGGCAAATTGGCCGCCAAGGATGAGGCGTACCTCGCTTCGCTGAACAAGCTGGCCGCGACCGAGCAGGAGGTCGCCAAGCTGAAGGCCGAGATCCAGAAGATCAAAGCCGAGAATAAGAAGTCGATTGCCGACGAGGATTACACCGAGGAAGCAACCCGCGACCTTTTTATCGACTTGATGCTGCGGGAAGCCGGCTGGAACTTGGAAGCCGACAACGTGTTGGAATACGAAGTCGCCGGCATGCCCAACAAAAAGGGCGTAGGCTATGTCGACTACGTGCTGTGGGGAGACAACGGGCTTCCCCTGGCCGTAGTGGAAGCGAAGAAGAGCAAGGTCAATCCGAACGTCGGCCAGCACCAGGCCGAACTGTACGCCGATTGCCTGGAAGCGAAGTTCGGGCAGCGACCGGTGATCTTCTACACCAGCGGCTACACCACGTGGCTGTGGGACGATACCCGCTACCCACCGCGGCAGGTCCAAGGCTTCTATACCCGCGACCAGTTGCAGCTGATGATCAACCGCCGCACGTCGCTAACGGACGTGACGCAGATCAAGGTGAACAAAGCAATCACCGACCGCTATTACCAGGAAGAAGCCCTGCGGCGGATCATGCAGAACTTCGATGATATGTCCCGCAAAGCCCTGGTGGTGATGGCAACCGGTTCCGGCAAGACGCGGGTCAGTATCTCGGCGGTCGACATGCTGCTGCGGGCCAACTGGGTGAAGCGGGTGCTGTTTTTGGCCGACCGCACAGCCCTGTTGAAGCAAGCCCAGAACTCGTTCAATGATA of the Bremerella cremea genome contains:
- a CDS encoding type I restriction endonuclease subunit R; protein product: MNLHTEIKLEDEICEHLAASGWLYEAKDAAGYDRQLALFPADVIAWVKQTQPEAWERLEKNHGAAAEANLLKRLRGALDQSGTLDVLRFGFDVLGLSQPLKMAQFKPALAMNPDIVKRFEANRLRVVRQVRYSLSNENSIDLVLFLNGIPIATAELKTDNTQSLEDAVYQYKKDRDPAPKGKPAEPLLKFPSGALVHFAVSSSRVKMTTKLDGLKTFFLPFDLGDDGGAGNPLNPQGHRTAYLWEEVWQRDSLLEILGRYMVAELDKKKQIAKLIFPRYHQLAVTRKLKEAVLEEGPGHKYLIQHSAGSGKTNSIAWSAHFLADLHDADNRKVFDTVIVVSDRKVIDGQLQDVIDSFERTKGIVATIKGDKGSKSGELAEALSGSKKVVVCTIQTFPFALEEVRRLSASEGKRFAVIADEAHSSQTGEAASKLKQVLSAEEQQEMEDTGTISSEDVLAAEMASRASDKGITYVAFTATPKAKTLELFGRLPDPTKPGGEGNLPQPFHVYSMQQAIEEGFILDVLKNYTSYKVAFKLANAGKEFADSEVERSTATRELMNWVRLHPHNISQKVQIVVEHFRETVQPLLGGKAKAMVVVGSRVEAVRWQLAINRYIQEQGYPLRTLVAFSGEVDDKDSAPEPLKENSSLLNPDLNGRDIREAFKEDIYQILLVASKFQTGFDQPLLCGMYIDKRLAGIQAVQTLSRLNRCYPGKEDTFILDFVNEPDEILAAFKTYYTTAELSGVTDPELILTLRAKLDALGYYDEYEIQRVVKVVLDPKAKQKQLEAAITPVADRLLKRFSAAKEAYKQATEAKDEKAAEEAKDTMEALMMFRGDIGTYVRAYTFLSQIFDYGNTDFEKRAIFFKQLVRLLKFGREREGVDLSEVTMTHHRLWNKGKRSLGLSAHDAPKLDPLTEAGSGSVQEKEKALLSEIIEKLNDLFGADTTDGDQLSYANTVAEKALESETLQKQAANNSKEQFANSPDLGSEIMEAIMESMEVQEELSKRALGSPAIQAGLQRILLEKLGLYEKLRERAKAG
- a CDS encoding DUF4357 domain-containing protein, encoding MIAKLFRCCRVCGCDGSGELVEDGFVVREGSKSRIELTPSAPDSVKSNRQRLLDSGVIEERDGVYVYLQDYLFPSPSAAAQVVLGASANGWTEWKDKSGATLSEVHRDAADEGND
- a CDS encoding HsdM family class I SAM-dependent methyltransferase, yielding MITGTVKSQVDKIWNAFWSGGISNGLTVIEQVTYLLFARRLDELQLNKENQANLTGEPIEDPIFTKKQQRLRWSQFKDLDPETKYTLFRDEVFPFIKSLNSRDDSAYAKFMKDAVFVIPSPSLLDRVVDMLDAIPMEDRDTKGDLYEYLLSNLQHQGRNGQFRTPRHIIKMIVELVDPQPTDIIADPASGTCGFLVAAGEYLREHHAKLFHNKKQKEHFRSGMFHGMDFDASMLRIGAMNLMLHGVENPDIKDLDALSQDGAEIRDRYTIVLANPPFKGSLNYEEVAKDLLQVAKTKKTELLFVALFLAQLKTGGRCACIVPDGVLFGSSKAHKDLRQELVEGQKLDGVISMPSGVFKPYAGVSTAVLIFTKTNSGGTDHVWFYDMDADGFSLDDKRDPVDQNDIPDVVARWKKKDPKQDTNRQAKAFFVPKQEIVDAKYDLSINRYKEVAYEEVEYDPPEVILDELEQLEAEIVGDLKTLRGMLG
- a CDS encoding restriction endonuclease subunit S; the encoded protein is MKLPAGWTRSTLGDLCRTKPNNGIFRKNAEYESNGEGMPVVWVKELFRGNQIDVEGSRRVKATAQEVNKYGLKYGDVLFCRSSLNVDGIAFNNVYLGDDDKALFECHLIRVSPDLARVFPPYLNLLLRSPSLRAIAISNANTATMTTIDQAALCRIEVDLPPLPEQRRIAAILDQADAIRRKRQKAIELTEKFLKSAFLEMFGDPVTNPKGWKTVNLDSIADIQSGVTKGRRFNGKETVHVPYMRVANVQDGRIVLDEVKEIEVLPSDVEKYLLQKGDVLLTEGGDFDKLGRGAVWHAEIANCIHQNHIFRVRPRDGVISPEYASALIGSGYGKRYFLRAAKQTTGIATINKGQLVEFPVLLPPYKKQLEYEELVETYRALVSRSEHTAKVEHNLFNSLVQRAFRGELSPVEVP